Proteins from one Xenopus tropicalis strain Nigerian chromosome 1, UCB_Xtro_10.0, whole genome shotgun sequence genomic window:
- the tmem17 gene encoding transmembrane protein 17B: MALLTPLPGSVRHGLARISGSLFIQNKTRDCGEQHAYQSGHDLLSSLPLQMMLYFNAFFFPFWIISEIITMELKFGRLSGYYQILLTTSLVILTLVESLRLYIGYVGNLHEKVPELAGFLILTLLIQLPLLLFLLTDNRNLLLPLDLAVHMIYLMFINAEIVISFLVLKTMTRQFALEYYLQQSEILVSKHVPVNRTLLRFQNTTTSIAEQYGSDALMY; this comes from the exons ATGGCTCTTCTTACTCCACTGCCTGGCAGCGTACGGCATGGACTTGCCAGAATTAGTGGATCTCTCTTCATTCAAAATAAGACCAGAGACTGTGGAGAACAACATGCATATCAGTCAG GCCATGACCTACTGTCAAGCCTTCCACTACAGATGATGTTATATTTCAAtgctttcttttttcctttctggATTATATCAGAGATCATTACCATGGAACTCAAG TTTGGTCGGCTGTCTGGTTACTATCAAATTCTTCTGACCACATCCTTGGTTATTCTTACATTAGTAGAAAGCTTGAGATTGTATATTGGATATGTTGGAAATTTACATGAAAAG GTTCCAGAACTGGCTGGCTTTTTGATCCTGACCCTTTTAATACAGTTGCCTCTGCTCTTATTCCTTTTGACTGATAACAGAAATTTACTTTTGCCCTTGGATCTTGCAGTTCACATGATTTATCTGATGTTTATTAATGCAGAGATAGTAATTTCCTTCCTGGTTCTTAAAACCATGACAAGACAGTTTGCTCTTGAATATTACTTACAACAGTCTGAGATTCTGGTCAGCAAACATGTCCCAGTTAATAGAACTCTTCTAAGGTTCCAGAACACCACCACCAGCATAGCAGAACAATATGGGAGTGATGCATTAATGTACTAA
- the lyrm7 gene encoding complex III assembly factor LYRM7 — protein sequence MDSRMKVLKLFKTLHRTRQCVFQNDCRALEAARRRINEEFKKNKSECSPAKISELLKFGTDVEIVLRTSVVQGIHTDSNKLVLQARKDLLLDNIPFCDAPEKQT from the exons ATGGACAGTAGGATGAAG GTGTTAAAACTATTCAAAACGTTGCATCGTACAAGGCAGTGTGTATTTCAGAATGATTGTCGCGCCCTGGAAG CTGCCAGACGAAGAATCAATGAAGagtttaagaaaaacaaaagtgAATGTTCTCCTGCCAAAATTTCAGAG ctgctgaaatttggAACTGATGTTGAAATTGTTCTCAGAACATCTGTTGTTCAGGGCATTCATACAGATTCAAATAAATTAG TGCTGCAAGCAAGGAAAGACCTTCTTTTAGATAATATACCATTTTGTGATGCACCGGAGAAGCAAAcatga
- the hint1 gene encoding histidine triad nucleotide-binding protein 1 — protein sequence MADEISKAQTACPGGDTIFGKIIRKEIPAKIIYEDEQCIAFHDIAPQAPVHFLVVPKKFITHLSKADPADEKLLGHLMIVGSKCAADLGLTNGYRLAVNEGPDGGQSVYHLHLHVFGGRQMGWPPG from the exons ATGGCTGATGAGATCAGCAAAGCCCAGACAGCCTGCCCAGGGGGAGATACTATCTTTGGGAAAATTATCCGCAAAGAAATCCCGGCCAAGATCATCTATGAGGATGAGCAA tgTATTGCTTTTCACGATATAGCTCCGCAAGCCCCAGTCCATTTCCTAGTGGTACCGAAAAAGTTCATCACCCACTTGTCCAAAGCAGATCCCGCTGATGAAAAG CTACTTGGACATCTGATGATCGTTGGCAGCAAGTGTGCAGCTGATTTGGGTTTGACAAATGGGTACCGGCTGGCGGTGAATGAGGGGCCAGATGGTGGCCAGTCTGTGTACCACCTTCACCTTCATGTTTTTGGTGGACGCCAGATGGGCTGGCCTCCAGGCTAG